A single Cucumis melo cultivar AY chromosome 4, USDA_Cmelo_AY_1.0, whole genome shotgun sequence DNA region contains:
- the LOC103503990 gene encoding protein JINGUBANG, giving the protein MFGEGNSIPRAKYGGNMAHSDPNISSTLTEEDFAMRNSSASVGGQAFYDPSRLSGEGSPMTMSPWNQTSMFAKSPWSQVEENSGPQNGLIGSLVREEGHIYSLAASGELLYTGSDSKNIRVWKNLKEYAAFKSSSGLVKAIIISGEKIFTGHQDGKIRVWKVSQKNPSDHKRAGTLPTLKDIFKSSINPNNYVEGRGRRRALWIKHSDAVSCLSLTEDKLLLYSASWDRTLKVWRIADSKCLESLNVHDDAVNSVVASVEGLVFTGSADGTVKVWKREVKGKATKHTLLESLLKQECAVTALAVTAAGTVVYCGSSDGMVNFWERKGKLTHGGVLKGHKLTVLCLVAVGSMVFSGSADKTICVWRREGAVHTCLSVLTGHTGPVKCLAAEEDNESSKNGDRQWIVYSGSLDKSIKVWRVSEMAADRNAVAMMQQQFMNDSDSVPSDRSFSSSNRATSGKRP; this is encoded by the coding sequence ATGTTTGGAGAAGGCAACAGCATTCCTCGAGCCAAATACGGTGGCAACATGGCACATTCCGACCCCAATATTTCCTCCACCTTAACCGAAGAAGATTTTGCCATGAGAAACAGCAGTGCTTCTGTTGGTGGCCAAGCATTTTATGATCCGAGTCGCTTGAGTGGTGAAGGCTCTCCCATGACAATGTCGCCATGGAATCAAACCTCCATGTTTGCTAAATCTCCATGGTCTCAAGTGGAAGAGAACAGCGGTCCTCAAAATGGCTTAATTGGCTctcttgttcgtgaagaaggcCATATCTATTCCTTAGCTGCTTCAGGGGAGCTTCTTTACACGGGCTCCGACAGCAAGAACATTCGAGTTTGGAAGAATTTGAAGGAATATGCTGCATTTAAATCCAGCAGTGGGTTGGTGAAAGCCATTATAATCTCAGGAGAGAAGATTTTTACTGGACATCAAGATGGGAAAATCCGCGTCTGGAAGGTGTCACAAAAGAACCCAAGTGACCATAAACGAGCTGGAACATTGCCAACGTTGAAAGACATATTCAAAAGCTCAATCAATCCAAACAATTACGTTGAAGGACGAGGACGTCGAAGAGCTCTATGGATCAAACACTCTGATGCAGTGTCTTGTTTGAGCTTAACTGAAGACAAGCTGCTTTTGTACTCTGCCTCATGGGATAGAACACTGAAGGTATGGAGAATTGCAGACTCAAAATGCTTGGAATCCCTGAATGTGCACGATGATGCAGTGAATTCAGTTGTGGCAAGTGTGGAAGGGCTGGTGTTTACAGGGTCAGCAGATGGGACAGTGAAGGTGTGGAAAAGGGAAGTGAAAGGGAAGGCAACAAAGCACACTCTATTGGAGTCATTGTTGAAGCAAGAATGTGCAGTGACAGCGTTGGCAGTGACAGCGGCTGGAACCGTCGTGTATTGTGGGTCATCTGATGGGATGGTGAATTTCTGGGAAAGGAAAGGGAAATTGACTCACGGTGGGGTTCTGAAAGGGCATAAGCTGACTGTGTTGTGTTTAGTGGCAGTGGGGAGTATGGTGTTTAGTGGCTCAGCCGATAAGACTATATGTGTGTGGCGGAGAGAAGGGGCAGTGCATACATGTCTGTCAGTGCTGACCGGGCATACTGGGCCGGTGAAATGCTTGGCGGCAGAAGAAGATAATGAGTCGTCGAAGAATGGGGACAGGCAGTGGATAGTGTATAGTGGGAGCTTGGATAAGTCAATTAAGGTGTGGCGAGTATCTGAGATGGCGGCGGATAGGAATGCAGTGGCAATGATGCAGCAACAATTTATGAATGATTCAGACTCAGTGCCATCAGATAGAAGCTTCTCCTCTTCCAACAGAGCAACCAGCGGCAAACGACCGTga
- the LOC103503991 gene encoding inactive protein kinase SELMODRAFT_444075-like gives MFSKAFTFSKNIQDLASEMFPGQVEAALKEPPGAKTAPDRVIVAVKAERVISKSALAWALTHVVRPGDCITLLAVFSVEKTGRRFWNFHRWSGDCASAVQENLPDRVQEISESCSQMVLHFHNQVEVQVRIKVVTGTQGGSVASEAKLKGVNWVILDRKLKNEVKSCLEELSCNIVTMKGSQPKVLRLNLECWSEPQTPFFSANSSPVRKVQQNRMKQTTPLASRPEEEPGASFRKSSKEVSKLGTEAVSSIFLVYEQNPLYEGNLKGNHLPINETNDLSMSLSSSTQMEEKVLSLPPTSVASNQKCVYWISQNHNISEGKTLSKSKRRFLRFASTPKVPFSNPTSLEKCTTFEDMRLNQSERKDYIVDSNIRDAVSLGRASSAPPPLCSICQHKAPAFGKPPRQFSLKELEEATDRFSDMNFLAEGGFGIVHRGILRDGQVVAVKQLKCGGLQADADFSREVRVLSCAQHRNVVLLIGFCIEDTTRLLVYEYICNGSLDFHLHGNGSQLDWHSRQKIAIGAARGLRYLHEDCRVGCIVHRDMRPHNILLTHDFEPMVADFGLARWHSKWSTSVEEQVIGTSGYLAPEYINGGMVSHKVDVYAFGMVLLELISGRRSCELHRLEGKQFISDWFHPISALQIQHLLASSNHLVDPCMASEQSPDFYYQLHSMVRAASLCLCPDPESRPSMSKILRVLEGGDPVVPLGLDFDPVGCRSAHLDGLTSHNQIEARRSHTRTLSQ, from the exons ATGTTCTCAAAAGCCTTCACGTTTAGTAAAAACATTCAGGACTTGGCTTCTGAAATGTTCCCAGGCCAAGTTGAAGCTGCTTTAAAAGAACCTCCTGGTGCCAAAACGGCGCCGGATAGAGTTATCGTCGCCGTCAAGGCTGAGAGAGTGATTTCCAAATCTGCACTGGCTTGGGCTCTTACTCATGTCGTCCGTCCTGGTGACTGTATAACTCTACTCGCCGTCTTCTCAGTCGAGAAAACTG GCAGAAGATTCTGGAATTTCCACAGATGGAGCGGGGATTGTGCGAGTGCTGTCCAAGAGAATCTGCCGGATCGGGTACAGGAGATCTCCGAGTCTTGTTCTCAGATGGTGCTTCATTTCCACAATCAAGTTGAg GTTCAAGTGAGGATTAAAGTGGTTACAGGAACACAAGGAGGATCTGTCGCTTCTGAAGCAAAGTTAAAAGGAGTTAACTGGGTCATACTAGACAG GAAATTGAAGAATGAGGTAAAGAGTTGTCTCGAAGAACTTAGCTGCAATATTGTTACTATGAAAGGGTCTCAACCGAAAGTTCTGAGACTTAACTTGGAGTGCTGGAGTGAACCTCAAACTCCCTTTTTTTCAGCTAATTCTTCTCCTGTTCGAAAAGTTCAACAAAATAGGATGAAGCAGACAACTCCATTAGCAAGCAGACCAGAAGAAGAACCCGGTGCCTCATTCCGAAAATCTTCAAAAGAAGTGTCAAAATTGGGTACTGAGGCGGTGTCTTCTATTTTCCTTGTATATGAGCAAAACCCGCTATATGAAGGAAACTTGAAAGGAAATCATTTGCCGATTAATGAGACTAACGATTTAAGCATGTCATTATCTTCATCCACCcaaatggaagaaaaagttCTCTCTCTACCTCCAACATCTGTGGCCTCAAATCAAAAATGTGTCTATTGGATTTCTCAGAACCATAACATTTCGGAAGGAAAAACTTTATCCAAGTCCAAAAGAAGATTCCTTAGATTTGCATCAACTCCCAAGGTGCCATTCAGTAATCCTACAAGTCTTGAGAAGTGTACGACTTTTGAAGATATGAGGCTCAACCAGTCTGAGAGAAAAGACTACATTGTGGATTCAAATATCAGGGATGCTGTCTCCTTGGGCAGAGCATCCTCTGCACCACCTCCTCTGTGTTCAATATGTCAACACAAGGCTCCAGCTTTTGGAAAACCTCCTAGACAGTTCTCACTCAAAGAGCTCGAAGAAGCAACTGACAGATTTTCAGATATGAACTTCTTGGCAGAAGGTGGTTTCGGAATTGTACATAGAGGAATCTTGAGAGATGGCCAAGTTGTAGCCGTGAAGCAGTTGAAATGTGGAGGCTTACAAGCAGATGCTGATTTTTCTCGGGAAGTTCGAGTATTGAGTTGCGCACAACACAGAAATGTTGTGTTGCTGATTGGATTTTGTATAGAGGACACAACGAGGTTATTGGTTTATGAGTACATATGCAATGGTTCGTTGGATTTCCATTTACATG GGAATGGAAGCCAGTTAGATTGGCATTCAAGGCAGAAAATAGCAATAGGAGCAGCACGGGGTTTGCGTTATCTTCATGAAGATTGCAGAGTCGGATGTATAGTGCATAGAGACATGAGACCTCACAATATCCTCCTAACACATGATTTTGAACCCATG GTTGCTGATTTCGGACTGGCGAGATGGCATTCTAAATGGTCTACCAGTGTTGAGGAGCAAGTTATTGGAACTTCAGG GTATCTAGCACCAGAGTACATCAATGGCGGTATGGTATCACATAAAGTGGATGTGTATGCATTTGGCATGGTTTTATTAGAGTTGATTAGTGGCAGAAGAAGCTGTGAGCTACACCGTCTAGAGGGAAAACAATTCATATCAGATTGGTTCCACCCCATCTCTGCCTTGCAAATTCAACATTTACTAGCTAGTAGTAATCATTTAGTCGATCCATGCATGGCGTCCGAGCAATCCCCCGACTTCTATTATCAACTGCATTCTATGGTTCGTGCCGCGTCCTTGTGTCTATGTCCAGATCCTGAATCAAGACCCTCAATGTCAAAG ATTCTTCGAGTACTCGAAGGAGGAGATCCAGTTGTTCCTCTTGGTTTAGACTTCGACCCAGTCGGCTGCAGAAGTGCACACTTGGACGGTTTGACGTCTCACAACCAAATCGAAGCAAGAAGAAGCCATACTCGTACACTCTCACAATGA